The Methanobacterium sp. BAmetb5 genome includes a region encoding these proteins:
- the hisF gene encoding imidazole glycerol phosphate synthase subunit HisF has protein sequence MTNVKIMPCLDMKDGRVVKGIHFVDLKDAGDPVENASLYQDEGADELAMLDIAATVENRKTRLEWVQNVSGVIDIPLTMGGGIASMEDIDLTFKAGADKVSMNSAAVKTPELVGEAAHEYGNERITVAIDGCRNSQMPSGFEVVVSGGTKTTGRDAVKWAKECQELGAGVILPTSMDGDGTQNGYDLEFTRSISDAVNLPVIASGGAGKLSDFKDGVFEGGASILLAASVFHYRLLSIGEVKEYLKENGVEVLI, from the coding sequence ATGACTAATGTAAAAATTATGCCTTGTCTGGATATGAAAGATGGTCGTGTAGTGAAGGGTATTCATTTTGTGGATTTAAAGGATGCGGGTGACCCCGTAGAAAACGCATCATTATACCAGGATGAAGGTGCAGACGAACTGGCTATGCTGGATATTGCAGCCACCGTGGAAAACCGTAAAACACGTCTGGAATGGGTCCAAAATGTCTCGGGAGTTATTGATATCCCCCTCACAATGGGTGGGGGGATCGCCAGTATGGAAGACATTGATCTCACTTTTAAGGCCGGGGCAGATAAGGTATCCATGAACAGCGCCGCAGTTAAAACCCCGGAACTAGTAGGGGAGGCTGCCCATGAATACGGTAATGAACGGATTACAGTGGCCATTGACGGATGCCGCAACAGTCAGATGCCTTCGGGATTTGAAGTGGTGGTCTCGGGAGGAACCAAAACCACGGGCCGGGATGCTGTTAAATGGGCCAAAGAATGCCAGGAATTAGGTGCTGGAGTAATTCTCCCCACAAGTATGGATGGAGACGGTACTCAAAATGGATATGATCTGGAATTCACTAGATCAATTTCTGATGCAGTTAATCTTCCAGTTATTGCCTCGGGAGGAGCAGGTAAACTTTCAGATTTTAAAGATGGTGTTTTTGAAGGAGGTGCATCAATACTCTTGGCTGCCTCAGTTTTTCATTATCGTCTGCTGAGTATTGGAGAAGTTAAAGAATATCTGAAAGAGAATGGAGTTGAAGTCCTGATTTAG
- a CDS encoding helix-turn-helix domain-containing protein — MPKHIASGLKYLAAVKLREQGYFQKDIAEKLGMDRSTVSHYLNGRNLSWSSIEVAEAVTGCCNRDFLYMTYSLTGNIDNTRTIVGILVEDEFQAKVNDSCIGCGVCVDACLMNNISIKDLKCSIETADCCGCLECQLNCPTNSIQVLEVENFNK, encoded by the coding sequence ATGCCTAAACATATTGCATCCGGATTAAAGTACCTGGCAGCGGTGAAGCTACGAGAACAGGGTTACTTCCAAAAAGATATTGCCGAGAAGCTGGGAATGGACCGTTCAACTGTTTCGCACTATTTAAATGGTAGAAATCTTTCCTGGAGCTCAATTGAAGTTGCTGAAGCTGTAACCGGTTGCTGTAACCGTGACTTTTTATACATGACCTATTCTCTCACTGGAAATATTGATAACACCCGTACAATTGTGGGCATACTCGTAGAGGACGAATTCCAGGCCAAAGTTAATGATAGCTGTATCGGGTGTGGAGTGTGTGTGGATGCCTGCCTCATGAACAACATTTCCATCAAAGATTTAAAATGCAGTATAGAAACCGCAGACTGTTGTGGTTGTTTAGAATGCCAGTTAAACTGCCCTACTAATTCTATACAGGTTTTAGAAGTTGAAAACTTTAATAAATAA
- a CDS encoding zinc ribbon domain-containing protein, producing MICPKCRHENQDDAAICEFCGEALKVKQPPKKSDSEDDDGFSIENLKLISVGIIILFIVTVALLWPNTQVNINSTDSFLSTQASWNQIAVYNGTSDDVMSFQIKGKKMKVYLTAQPLSPETSLKCQIYGSSGGTSGDDLTWKGGDTSPKTMSLQHQTSPGNYMVNIDIPDFPANQVQWTVQVFDYY from the coding sequence ATGATTTGTCCTAAATGTAGACATGAAAATCAGGATGACGCCGCTATCTGCGAGTTTTGTGGTGAAGCACTGAAGGTTAAACAACCTCCTAAAAAGTCTGATAGCGAAGATGATGATGGATTTTCCATTGAAAACCTCAAATTAATTTCTGTAGGAATTATAATCCTGTTCATAGTTACAGTTGCCCTACTGTGGCCCAATACCCAGGTGAATATAAATAGTACTGATTCTTTCCTTTCCACCCAGGCATCCTGGAATCAGATCGCGGTTTACAATGGAACTTCGGATGATGTAATGTCCTTTCAGATTAAAGGGAAAAAAATGAAGGTTTATCTAACTGCCCAGCCCTTATCTCCAGAAACAAGTTTAAAGTGCCAGATCTACGGATCCAGTGGAGGTACATCGGGCGATGATCTGACCTGGAAGGGAGGGGATACGTCTCCCAAGACCATGAGTCTGCAACATCAAACCAGCCCGGGAAATTACATGGTTAACATTGATATCCCTGATTTTCCTGCTAATCAGGTGCAGTGGACTGTGCAGGTATTTGATTATTATTAA
- the ftsA gene encoding coenzyme F390 synthetase, producing MDYFREEMETMPRDELDALIDERIRYTVKYAADNSLFYQKWFRKNNIKPENIREHEDLRELPIISGKTVREHQPPSTNEFEFKSIDWNEVFTIHETSGTSGTPKSFFLTWEDWNRYAEKYSRSFVSQNFGIGDRVVVCASYGMNVGANTMTLAAQKIGMTIIPTGKCTFPVRIMRHYQPTGIVGSVFKLIRLARRMKKEGLDPHDSSIKRLVAGGESFAEESRAYVEKLWGVPVYNTYGSTEGTMCGECKEKVGLHVPEDMVHLDVYNPQMEDFVVEGECGRIVLTTLLPLGAKSGNLLLNYDTEDTTVVVSRDKCPCGRTHLRILNPEREAETVWVLGSPFNRVDIEKGVFQPENMDYLTGEYEAFLYGDESEVTLRVSVECQDTPDRNLELVEENFLKSFLEYKPALSEAYHDGLFNVSFNFTEPEGLEFYKIRGRPKRLVDRR from the coding sequence ATGGATTATTTCCGGGAAGAAATGGAAACTATGCCTCGAGATGAATTAGATGCCCTGATAGATGAACGCATCCGTTACACGGTTAAGTATGCTGCTGATAATTCTCTTTTTTACCAGAAATGGTTCCGAAAAAACAATATAAAACCAGAAAATATCAGGGAACATGAAGATCTACGTGAACTGCCCATAATATCTGGAAAAACAGTCCGTGAACATCAACCACCCTCCACCAACGAGTTTGAGTTTAAAAGCATTGACTGGAACGAGGTCTTCACCATCCATGAAACCAGTGGAACCAGTGGAACTCCCAAGTCCTTCTTTTTAACCTGGGAAGATTGGAACCGGTATGCAGAGAAGTACTCCCGCTCATTTGTCAGTCAGAACTTCGGGATTGGTGATAGGGTGGTGGTCTGTGCTTCCTACGGCATGAATGTCGGGGCCAACACCATGACCTTGGCTGCCCAGAAAATTGGCATGACCATTATACCCACGGGTAAGTGCACCTTTCCCGTGCGCATAATGAGACATTATCAACCTACGGGAATCGTGGGCAGTGTTTTTAAATTAATACGCCTGGCCCGCCGGATGAAAAAAGAAGGATTAGATCCACATGACTCCAGTATTAAAAGGCTGGTGGCTGGAGGTGAAAGTTTTGCAGAGGAGTCCCGTGCTTATGTGGAGAAGTTATGGGGTGTTCCAGTTTACAACACCTACGGTAGCACCGAGGGAACCATGTGTGGAGAATGTAAGGAAAAGGTAGGGTTGCATGTTCCCGAAGATATGGTGCACCTCGATGTGTACAATCCCCAGATGGAAGACTTTGTAGTGGAAGGGGAATGCGGTAGAATAGTTCTAACCACATTACTGCCGCTTGGAGCCAAATCCGGGAATTTACTTTTGAACTATGATACTGAGGACACCACGGTGGTGGTCAGCCGTGATAAATGTCCCTGTGGCCGCACCCACCTGCGCATTCTGAATCCAGAAAGGGAAGCCGAAACAGTATGGGTTCTGGGCTCACCATTTAACCGTGTGGATATTGAGAAAGGGGTTTTTCAGCCAGAGAATATGGATTATCTCACTGGAGAATACGAGGCCTTTTTGTATGGGGATGAGTCCGAGGTTACCCTCCGGGTGAGTGTGGAATGCCAGGATACTCCGGACCGTAATTTGGAACTGGTGGAGGAGAATTTCCTTAAATCATTCCTGGAATATAAACCTGCCCTATCTGAAGCATATCACGATGGTTTATTTAACGTTAGCTTCAATTTTACTGAACCGGAAGGTCTTGAATTTTATAAGATCAGGGGTAGGCCCAAGCGTTTGGTTGATCGTCGCTGA
- a CDS encoding ABC transporter substrate-binding protein — MKAYKIIILFLVIVLPIWGAWEFMDQQDPNAIKVGYLPCDHSAALFVAKNNQTYEKNGLKVKTTQISSGSNIVDAVASGDLDIGYVGITPTLQGISKGIPIKVVGAVNLVGSGIVVEPNSPITSPADLKNKTIATPGVSSIQQVLLMYELQKYNITPSDVDIISMNVYNIPSTLAAHKVDAYISYEPFVSIAPYMGIGEVLVYSNDIIEGHPCCVIITSEKFINEHPDELQKFLEIHQNSTEYVRTHPNETAEMVTQELTTNDNVETMSLQHIIFVSSIDKEFQDNVLRFMALENNMGYLKENLTSDEIFDTSFLGG; from the coding sequence ATGAAGGCCTATAAAATCATTATTCTATTTTTGGTAATTGTACTCCCTATTTGGGGTGCATGGGAATTTATGGACCAGCAGGACCCCAATGCTATAAAGGTAGGATATTTACCCTGCGACCACAGCGCCGCCCTATTTGTGGCTAAAAACAATCAAACCTATGAAAAAAATGGTTTAAAAGTTAAAACCACACAAATTAGCAGTGGATCTAATATCGTGGATGCTGTGGCCAGTGGTGATCTGGACATCGGCTACGTGGGGATAACCCCCACCTTGCAGGGGATAAGTAAGGGGATCCCCATCAAAGTCGTAGGGGCAGTCAACCTGGTGGGTAGTGGGATTGTGGTTGAACCCAACTCACCCATTACCAGCCCGGCAGATTTGAAAAATAAAACCATAGCCACTCCCGGTGTTAGCTCCATTCAACAGGTCCTATTAATGTATGAATTGCAAAAATACAACATTACCCCCTCAGACGTGGACATAATATCCATGAATGTTTACAACATTCCTTCCACCCTTGCCGCCCATAAAGTGGATGCCTACATCTCTTACGAACCTTTCGTATCCATTGCACCATATATGGGAATTGGTGAAGTGTTGGTATACTCCAATGATATAATCGAAGGCCATCCCTGCTGTGTGATAATCACCAGCGAGAAATTTATAAATGAACACCCCGATGAACTGCAAAAATTTCTGGAAATCCACCAAAACTCCACAGAATATGTTAGAACCCATCCCAATGAAACTGCAGAGATGGTGACCCAAGAGTTAACCACCAACGACAATGTGGAGACTATGTCCCTCCAGCACATCATATTTGTCTCCTCCATAGATAAGGAATTCCAGGATAATGTTTTGAGGTTCATGGCCCTTGAAAATAATATGGGATACTTGAAAGAAAACCTTACATCTGATGAAATATTTGATACAAGCTTTTTAGGTGGTTAA
- a CDS encoding ABC transporter permease — translation MRKILVSSLLPMAIIIIWAILTSYTGLIPSYFLPSPSEVLESFESLLINGQLIADTSLTLLRVISGLLVSAVVGIPLGILMGWSKTAHDLSSLLIGVLRPIPPIAWIPFAILWFGVGLESAIFIIFVGSVFPILINTMDGVKRVDKVLLESAYTLGASQFQTLQKVVIPASLPSIITGLKVGVGVGLMCTVAAEMIGSNSGLGYLIFTSTSMLDTGSALVGMLIIGIIGLTADYLFSRVEKEVSW, via the coding sequence ATGAGGAAAATATTAGTTTCATCCCTATTACCTATGGCCATAATTATAATCTGGGCTATTTTAACTTCATACACTGGCTTAATACCCTCTTACTTCTTACCCAGCCCTTCTGAAGTTTTAGAATCATTTGAATCCCTTCTTATTAATGGGCAACTAATTGCCGATACCTCCTTAACATTGTTAAGGGTTATATCTGGTTTACTGGTTTCGGCAGTGGTGGGCATTCCCCTGGGTATCTTAATGGGATGGTCCAAAACTGCACATGATCTTTCCAGTTTATTGATTGGTGTCCTTAGACCTATTCCCCCTATCGCCTGGATACCCTTTGCTATTTTATGGTTCGGTGTGGGTTTAGAATCAGCCATTTTCATAATATTTGTGGGTAGTGTTTTTCCCATACTCATCAACACCATGGACGGAGTTAAACGAGTGGATAAAGTCCTCTTAGAGTCTGCTTATACTCTGGGAGCCAGCCAGTTCCAGACACTACAGAAGGTGGTGATACCTGCTTCTCTACCCAGCATCATCACAGGATTGAAGGTAGGTGTGGGTGTGGGTCTGATGTGTACCGTTGCTGCCGAGATGATAGGGTCCAATAGTGGCCTGGGATACCTGATATTCACTTCCACCAGCATGTTAGACACTGGCAGTGCACTGGTGGGGATGTTGATCATTGGAATTATAGGATTGACTGCGGATTATCTTTTCAGCAGAGTGGAGAAGGAGGTGAGCTGGTGA